The genomic DNA CATCCCTAGAGCCTGGAAAGATATTCCTAGCAAATAAATTAACAAACTTCTTGAGTCAGAGAAACCTGGATTCTACTTTTGGTAGTGCAATGGGTTAGCTTTGTTtcttgaaaaaatgtttagccagcttgagcctcagttttttcatcccATACTGGAGCAAATCATACCCATATTGAGGGATTATTGagattgaatgaaataatttacATGAATTGCTTGGCACATCCAGGTATACAACAGATATTAATGTTATTAAATCAGAGCCTGGGCACAGCACCCATATTTCAGGGCTTGTTGTCcatcacccatttttttttttttttttttctaattagattAAAGAGTTaaggattttattttcaaaagagcacaaattttttttttgacttgCAACTCGTTTCACCCCGACCACTCCCTCTGGGTTCCCAGCTTTTCTGCTCATGGGTCTTTCGTAATTTTTGGCTTGTCCATGACCCTCTGCTCCCGTCTCCTTTCTCTTTGAGCTCGGCTTCCCGCCTTGTGCTCCCGCGGGGCCTCCAAAGTCAGCGCACCGGCCCGTGCCCAGCTGCGCCCAGGTCCCTTCGAGCACAGTGGCGCTCACCCCGCCTCGCCTTCCTCATTCCTTGCCGTTCACGTAAATTCTGGCTTTGGAGTGTCAGTTTACCCCCTGACTTTCTGACCTAATATACTTGCTGTTTCTCCCCCTCTGAAGTCCCCTACGACTCAGATGAATGGAATTCGGTGGATCCTGCATGGTTTAACACCAAACATAGAGGCGATTacaatttataattcttttgttCCGTGTTACCGACTTTGATGTATGGGAAACTGAGCCATGGAGTATTTCTGCAACTCTGATACCAGATCAGATGTTGTTCATAAACTtgacaaataaaaaatggaaagaaaaggttTTTGATAATacattgaaatgtttttaaattgttttttcaaattccaAAAGAATGTTAGCCAGTTGAACAGCAGATCTTCGTGAGGAAAAGACCTCTTCTTTGCTgtcaaatgcacacacacacacagacccatAGCGAATCCatggtaaaaacaaaactaacCTAAACTAAACAACCTTATAGAACTCTTGTGGTTTTGCTGCTTTGTGGTTACTTGTGAATCAAATACATCACTGGAAAAATAATCACAGATTTATCTACTGAGTCATGTCTTTCATTTTATGATTGTGACCTGTATTCCCAGTCCTGTTAGATTGGAAGGAAAATTTGCTTTTACAGCAACATCGATGTGATTTCTCCAGAAACAAATCAGCACTACACTTGTGTTTCTGGTGATATTTAGGTTGGAAAGTCTAAGTAAATAATTTGTAACTAATGATTCATCTTGTTAATGTAGTCATACTTGAGTAATGTTTCTGAAAGTTGTGTCCTTTTTTCCCCACAACAGTGTAAGAGCATCTGTCTGGAGTCCAGTGAGGATTAATTTAACAAGCCATCTTTTACTTGTGAAAAACTGAAACATCTTTTAGAAAATGACAACAGTGTTATGCAATAGGTATACACCAAGGTTTAAATGTCTTAGGGTCATCTCTTGGGATCATCTCTGTGAACCGGTCCGCACAGGCCATCCGAACCTGTTCCGGTGTTGCTGGGCTCCTGGCTGTGAAGTCCTCGGCCGCGTCTCTTTCTCTGCGCACCGCGGCCACGGCATCAGCAATGGCGAAGAACACAGACGACCCCAGGAACATCCCCGACTCCCCAAGGCCCTGCCTGATATCAATGGCTGGATTTAGGCTGCAACATGCATCCATGACGATGTCTGTTCTGATTTTCTTATGAGCTCCAGTCAGGCAGTCAATTTCAACCTCAGAACAGGCTGCTTCATAAACATAATATGGAAATGGgtctccttcccctttctcccagTCCATGAAGGCCTTGTAGCCCCTGAAGTATCCAGTGGCTGAAAGACTGATTCTTTGTTCAAATGCAGCTTCTATCCAGTCTTCCCATGTGCCTTCTGGACTTTTCTTAATGATGGGCTCAAGGCGTTTCAGGAGGATCTGACAAGCATTCTGCACAGCTCTTCCATTGACGTCTGACCCGATGGAGGCCGCTGTAGCAATTGTGTTGGGCACCGTGGCTGTGCTTGTTTCACAGATGTGCATGTAAGACATGGGTATTTGTAATTCACGGCTGGCCACCTGAAGCATTTTGGTGTGAATGCCTTGCCCCAGTTCGTTGCCTCCGTGTGTGACTAATACAGACCCATCTGTGTAGATATGAACGAGAGCTGCTGCTTGATGGTAACTTGTAGCAAAACCAACTGAAAACTTCATGGGGATAATAGCAATGCCTTTTTTCTTCCAATAATTCTTCTTATTAAACTCTTCCACTTGCTTTCTTCTGCTATGAAAGGACAGCTTGTCCAGACATTCATTCCAACATCGTATCAGAGTCTCAGGGTTGAATGCTTGTTTGTAGATGGTTTTATCCACTGTTTTGTACATGTTTTTCTCCCTAATCTTTTCTGGCGGAAGGCCACATTTGGCTGCCACAGCTGTGATGCAAGATTCCGTTACCAGGGTTCCTTGTGGAAAGCCAAATCCACGAAATGCTGTATTCGACGGTAAGTTTGTCATGCAGGCACGGCCCCGGAACCTGAGGTTGCggattttatatgcattttccaGCTTTAGTATAAGAAATTCTGTTACCTGTTCCGAGTCGCCCGGTGTGCATCCTCCGTTAAGGTAGCACTCGATATCCAGAGCTTTGATCCGCCCACTGTTCATGAATCCCACTTTATACTTTCCAAATAATGGGTGCCTTCCTCCAGTTATTAACATATCATCTTCACGATCAAGAACAAGACGAATGGGGTGACCCGTTTTGAAGGTGCCCACAGCTGCAATGGCCCCGAATACAGCCGGTCTTCCAACCTTCCCTCCAAAACCTCCTCCCACTCGTTTTACGTAACAGGTGATCCTGTTGATGGGGATGCCTAACGTGGAGGAGATTGTTTTCTGCACATGGGCTGGATCCTGTGTTGACACATAAATGTCCAGTTCTCTGTCCTCTGTCTTTGGAATAACCAGTGCTCTTTGTGTTTCCATGTAAAAATGCTCCTGTCCTCCAGCATGGACCTCTCCTGTTAAGCACAAGCACAGGGAGATACCCGAGGGTGCATGCTGGTTGGAAGCTGCCATTTTTGGGAATTCAAAAGCAAATAAGATATAGAGTGACTGCCCTGGACTTGTCCTGGACAAGAAACTGCTGGACCAGGCATTTGATTTGTGGCAACCGAGGACAAGGTGTTTCAGAGACCACAGTTTTAGGTAAAAAGTTAAAATTCCAGGCTCCATTCCTTATTCTTCTCTTGACTAACCAAAACCTTAggaatttttcttccatttactcTGTGCTTCCTGTCCTTacctccaaacacacacacacacgcacacacacaccccacacaaatTTTGGGAAGaagaggcataaaagaaattTGGCAAAGCATTAAGAACTTAGAGGATGGTGTTTCTGAGAGGAAATGACAGGCTCTCAATATCTGCTTCAGAATAGAATTGGGCAAAGATGCTATTAAATATCCTGAGTAGTTTACCTGCAACAAttcttttttatcatcattttattgagatatgttcacataccacgcagtcatacaaaacaaatcgtactttcgattgtttacagtaccattacatagttgtacattcatcacccaaatcaatccctgacaccttcattagcacacacacaaaaataacaagaataataattagagtgaaaaagagcaattgaagtaaaaaagaacactgggtacctttgtctgtttgtttccttcccctatttttctactcatccatccataaactagacaaagtggagtgtggtccttatggctttcccaatcccattgtcacccctcataagctacatttttatacaactgtcttcgagattcatgggttctgggttgtagtttgatagtttcaggtatccaccaccagctaccccaattctttagaacctaaaaagggttgtctaaagtgtgcgtaagagtgcccaccagagtgacctctcggctccttttggaatctctctgccactgaagcttatttcatttcctttcacatcccccttttggtcaagaagatgttctccgtcccacgatgccgggtctacattcctccccgggagtcatattccacgttgccagggagattcactcccctgggtgtctgatcccacgtaggggggagggcagcgatttcacctttcaagttggtttagccagagagagagggccacatctgagcaacaaagaggcattcaggaggagactcttaggcacaaatatagggaggcctagcctctcctttgcggcaaccgtcttcccaagggtaaaacttatggtagagggctcaacccatcaaaccaccagtcccctatgtctgtggtcatgttagcaaccatggaggtggggtaggcaaatacccctgcattctccacaggctcctcaagggggcactacatctttttttttttccttgtttttcttttttctttttttttttttttaactttcccttcttttttaaatcaactgtatgaaaaaaaaagttaaaaagaaaacaaacatacaataaaagaacatttcaaagagaccataacaagggagtaagaaaaagacaactaacctaagataactgcttaacttccaacatgttccttctttaccccaagaaagttacataatatagcaacatttctgtgaacttgctcctactatatccatcagaaattaacagaccatagtcatttctgggcatccccagaacgttaaatagcttatctgttcttcttggattattgttcccccttccttaattgctctctactgctagttcccctacattctacattataaaccatttgttttacatttttcaaagttcacattagtggtagcatataatatttctctttttgtgcctggcttatttcgctcagcattatgtcttcaaggttcatccatgttgtcatatgtttcaccagatcgttccttcttactgccgcgtagtattccatcgtgtgtatataccacattttatttatccactcatctgttgaaggacatttgggttgtttccatctcttggcaattgtgaataatgctgctatgaacattggcgtgcagatatctgttcgtgtcactgctttccgatcttccgggtatataccgagaagtacaatcgctggatcgaatggtagctctatatctagttttccaaggaactgccagacggacttccagagtggctgaaccattatacagtcccaccaacaatgaataagagttccaatttctccacatcccctccagcatttgtagtttcctgtttgtttaatggcagccattctaacgggtgttagatggtatctcattgtggtcttaatttgcatctctctaatagctagtgaagctgaacattttttcatgtgtttcttggccatttgtatttcctcttcagagaactgtcttttcatatcttttgcccattttataattgggctgtctgtactattgtcattgagttgtaggatttctttgtatatgcaagatatcagtcttttgtcagatacatggtttccaaaaattttttcccattgagttggctgcctctttacctttttgagaaattcctttgaggtgcagaaacttttaagcttgagttcccatttatctattttctcttttgttgcttgtgctttgggtgtaaagtctaggaagtggccgcctaatacaaggtcttgaagatgttttcctacattatcttctaggagttttatggtactttcttttatattgagatctttggtccattttgagttaatgtttgtgtagggtgtgaggtaggggtcttctttcattcttttggatatggatatccaattctcccagccccatttgttgaaaagaccattatggctcagttcagtgactttgggggccttatcaaagatcagtcggccatagatctgagggtctatctctgaattctcaattcgattccattgatctatatgtctgtctttgtgccagtaccatgctgttttggcaactgtggctttataataagcttcaaagtcagggagtgtaagtcctcccacttcgtttttcttttttagagtgttttagcaattcgaggcatcttccgtttccaaataaatttgataactagcttttccaagtctgcaaagtaggttgttggaattttgattgcgattgcattgaatctgtagatgagtttgggtagaattgacatcttaatgacatttagccttcctatccatgaacatggaatatttttccatcttttaaggtccccttctatttcttttagtagagttatgtagttttctttgtataggtcttttacatctttggttaagtttattcctaggtacttgatttttttagttgctattgaaaatggtatctttttcttgagtgtctcttcagtttgttcatttctagcatatagaaacattactgacgtatgtgcattaatcttgtatcccgctactttgctaaatttgtttattagctctag from Choloepus didactylus isolate mChoDid1 chromosome 12, mChoDid1.pri, whole genome shotgun sequence includes the following:
- the LOC119506895 gene encoding aldehyde oxidase 2-like, producing MAASNQHAPSGISLCLCLTGEVHAGGQEHFYMETQRALVIPKTEDRELDIYVSTQDPAHVQKTISSTLGIPINRITCYVKRVGGGFGGKVGRPAVFGAIAAVGTFKTGHPIRLVLDREDDMLITGGRHPLFGKYKVGFMNSGRIKALDIECYLNGGCTPGDSEQVTEFLILKLENAYKIRNLRFRGRACMTNLPSNTAFRGFGFPQGTLVTESCITAVAAKCGLPPEKIREKNMYKTVDKTIYKQAFNPETLIRCWNECLDKLSFHSRRKQVEEFNKKNYWKKKGIAIIPMKFSVGFATSYHQAAALVHIYTDGSVLVTHGGNELGQGIHTKMLQVASRELQIPMSYMHICETSTATVPNTIATAASIGSDVNGRAVQNACQILLKRLEPIIKKSPEGTWEDWIEAAFEQRISLSATGYFRGYKAFMDWEKGEGDPFPYYVYEAACSEVEIDCLTGAHKKIRTDIVMDACCSLNPAIDIRQGLGESGMFLGSSVFFAIADAVAAVRRERDAAEDFTARSPATPEQVRMACADRFTEMIPRDDPKTFKPWCIPIA